From a region of the bacterium genome:
- a CDS encoding alpha/beta fold hydrolase, translating into MRTITTFAVILSSAAFLAACQAKERAPTAEPVAVTENAAAPTTVSFATSDGWKIYASYRDAGAGKPAAILLHMLTADRHSYDGFGAKLAAAGFNVLALDSRGHGDSTKQDGETRRYAEFDDEAHKSSLLDVAAAKDFLAGKGADTSKLVIVGASIGANFALNYGADDADVRAVVLLSPGLNYHGLETTAAMAKYRGRSAYLVASDEDKYAADSVGKLHEIAADAAFKMFSDAGHGTRIFAAEPSFEDALVDWLAAQVK; encoded by the coding sequence ATGAGGACTATTACGACGTTCGCCGTAATATTATCCAGCGCGGCGTTCCTCGCCGCGTGCCAGGCCAAGGAGCGGGCGCCCACGGCCGAGCCCGTGGCCGTTACGGAAAACGCCGCCGCGCCGACGACGGTATCGTTCGCCACTTCCGACGGCTGGAAGATATACGCTTCGTACCGGGACGCGGGCGCGGGGAAACCCGCGGCCATATTGCTGCACATGTTGACAGCCGACCGCCACTCGTACGACGGCTTCGGCGCCAAGCTGGCGGCCGCCGGCTTCAACGTCCTGGCGCTCGACTCGCGAGGCCACGGCGACAGCACGAAGCAAGACGGCGAGACCAGGCGCTACGCCGAATTCGACGACGAAGCGCACAAGTCGTCGCTGCTCGACGTGGCCGCGGCCAAAGACTTCCTGGCCGGGAAGGGCGCCGATACGTCGAAACTCGTAATCGTGGGCGCCTCCATCGGCGCCAACTTCGCCCTGAACTACGGCGCGGACGACGCGGACGTGCGCGCGGTGGTCCTGCTCTCGCCGGGGCTCAACTACCACGGCTTGGAGACGACCGCGGCGATGGCGAAATACCGCGGCCGGTCGGCGTACCTCGTCGCCAGCGACGAGGACAAATACGCGGCGGACTCCGTGGGGAAGCTCCACGAGATCGCCGCCGACGCCGCGTTCAAGATGTTTTCGGACGCGGGCCACGGGACCAGGAT